One genomic region from Rothia dentocariosa ATCC 17931 encodes:
- a CDS encoding MBL fold metallo-hydrolase encodes MATTIELADGVYRIATDNYCLNTGLILGLEKALVIDTGAGPRQATEIYDEVRRITRMPLVVVNTHAHPERYFGNDVFAAMGTEEFWSHPRAARAIKKYGDRQRLYVETLEPEMAHHQGAATDIVVPNHLVAQSGEGITFTPVDLGERSATLIYLGPGHTEGDILVGIDDVLFTGGLLEQGTDPSFEDSFPDRWVETLGALLELDRYRVYVPGCGDPVERDFVERFQETMKKAIYAIRHSTIDPNDASTTAAMYHLPYAPGPTRFLLDRMAQLDGTEVPTDSSETTGYTGPITIGSLH; translated from the coding sequence ATGGCAACCACGATTGAACTAGCGGACGGTGTTTATCGTATTGCAACCGATAACTACTGTCTAAATACCGGACTCATCCTCGGTCTTGAGAAAGCACTCGTGATCGATACCGGTGCAGGACCTCGACAGGCAACCGAAATTTATGATGAGGTTCGTCGTATCACCCGTATGCCCCTCGTCGTCGTCAATACGCACGCACACCCCGAGCGTTATTTCGGAAACGACGTTTTTGCGGCTATGGGCACCGAAGAGTTTTGGTCGCACCCGCGGGCGGCGCGCGCTATCAAGAAATACGGGGATAGGCAGCGTCTTTATGTGGAGACCCTAGAACCTGAGATGGCACACCACCAGGGAGCGGCAACCGATATCGTGGTGCCAAATCATCTGGTTGCCCAAAGCGGGGAAGGCATTACCTTTACCCCGGTTGATCTGGGGGAACGCTCGGCAACCCTCATCTACTTGGGTCCCGGACATACCGAGGGCGATATCTTGGTGGGCATCGACGATGTGCTCTTTACGGGCGGTCTGCTGGAGCAGGGGACCGATCCGTCCTTTGAAGACTCTTTCCCCGATCGTTGGGTAGAGACCCTAGGCGCGCTTCTTGAGCTTGATCGTTACCGCGTCTACGTGCCTGGCTGCGGCGACCCCGTAGAGCGTGACTTTGTGGAACGTTTTCAGGAGACCATGAAGAAGGCTATTTACGCTATTCGCCATTCAACTATTGACCCGAATGATGCGAGTACCACCGCCGCCATGTACCACCTGCCCTATGCACCCGGACCTACCCGGTTCTTGCTGGATCGTATGGCGCAGCTTGACGGTACCGAAGTGCCCACCGACAGCTCTGAAACCACCGGATACACCGGTCCTATCACGATTGGCAGCCTGCACTAG
- a CDS encoding cupin domain-containing protein: protein MAGTHEGRVLVFPQLTEVLTPFETKPQAKKILDADGGSITLMELAAGQSWHEHHSVHPVVVQVLKGKVEYSTKGQSIILEPGKLIHTTAKLLHSVTALEDSTLMVIMLTGESHPEPNITIEVEQV, encoded by the coding sequence ATGGCGGGTACTCACGAAGGGCGTGTGCTTGTTTTCCCACAGCTCACCGAAGTTCTCACCCCCTTTGAGACTAAGCCGCAGGCAAAGAAAATCCTCGATGCCGATGGCGGCAGCATCACCCTGATGGAGCTGGCAGCCGGTCAATCTTGGCACGAACACCACAGCGTACACCCGGTGGTTGTGCAGGTGCTTAAAGGCAAGGTTGAGTACAGTACCAAAGGGCAGAGTATTATCCTGGAACCCGGTAAACTCATCCACACCACGGCAAAGCTGTTACACTCGGTCACGGCACTCGAAGACTCGACCTTGATGGTCATTATGCTGACCGGAGAATCACATCCGGAGCCTAATATCACTATTGAGGTTGAACAGGTCTAG
- a CDS encoding phosphatase PAP2 family protein, producing MSQGPHTSRGHVPRHTSTSNDTDDATRILSPQTLADNDSADADATVPLSSIQSSYETDDDATEFLDLQDLPSSSPDTDATRAIPNPHEALKPHEGSDTVALDALDDSPTEAISASQDPRAHYVQHTRAAQPQTRVQPDITPSADYPATVAIPTGAPGMQTAPQDTQYSAAAHPHAANPAMSTANYAGYGARPNPAAPGAGVPAEAPIPNDPPSTKVVAQHLGVMVLFGALLYATFQFFIYSRTGQQLDENAFTEYASQFAEYQRPTLAALDNLPTITGVIAVIGIIIGLIWKHRILPAIVGILAGTGACLSVHVLKNYVITKPNFGIQEALLNSAPSGHTAFAASAGAALFIAAPRALRPTIAVLAAMATCATGASTIINGWHRPADVISAILVVALWTVLGLGVLRYLRRAEFNVPTPRVVGAIAVPLLTIASLFLSFCAVAMYAVTMFSTMPGGVFVASTCMILAVSTGTTAILVRLLRPRNQVSSPYTRVWEY from the coding sequence ATGTCACAGGGTCCTCACACATCGCGTGGTCATGTTCCTCGCCATACCAGTACCTCAAATGACACGGACGATGCTACGCGTATTCTATCTCCTCAGACTCTAGCCGATAACGACAGTGCCGATGCCGATGCGACGGTTCCGTTATCGAGCATCCAATCTTCCTATGAAACCGATGATGACGCGACCGAATTTCTGGACCTTCAGGATCTACCATCTTCCTCACCAGACACGGACGCAACCCGCGCCATCCCGAACCCGCACGAGGCGCTTAAACCCCATGAAGGCTCCGACACGGTAGCCCTCGACGCTCTTGATGATTCACCGACCGAAGCCATCAGCGCATCGCAGGATCCGCGTGCTCACTACGTTCAGCACACGCGTGCCGCCCAGCCGCAAACCCGTGTGCAGCCGGATATAACCCCTTCGGCTGATTACCCTGCCACGGTTGCCATACCAACGGGTGCTCCCGGTATGCAGACTGCGCCCCAGGACACACAGTACAGTGCCGCCGCTCATCCCCACGCCGCTAACCCGGCGATGAGCACCGCGAACTATGCTGGATACGGCGCTCGTCCGAACCCTGCGGCCCCCGGGGCAGGCGTTCCCGCAGAAGCACCTATTCCTAATGATCCGCCGAGTACCAAGGTTGTGGCGCAGCATTTGGGTGTCATGGTGCTGTTCGGCGCTCTGCTCTATGCCACGTTCCAGTTCTTCATCTATAGCCGTACCGGGCAGCAGCTCGACGAAAATGCATTTACTGAATATGCCAGCCAGTTCGCGGAATACCAGCGTCCTACCCTGGCGGCTCTCGATAACCTGCCGACGATTACCGGCGTAATCGCGGTGATCGGCATTATTATTGGGCTGATCTGGAAGCACCGCATCCTGCCCGCTATCGTGGGTATTCTTGCGGGCACGGGCGCGTGTTTGAGCGTCCACGTCCTCAAGAATTATGTGATTACCAAGCCTAATTTCGGCATTCAGGAAGCCCTCTTGAACTCCGCGCCGAGCGGGCACACGGCATTCGCCGCTTCTGCAGGTGCCGCTCTGTTTATCGCAGCGCCTCGCGCGCTTCGACCCACGATTGCGGTCTTGGCGGCGATGGCGACCTGCGCTACGGGCGCATCCACCATTATTAACGGCTGGCACCGCCCGGCTGATGTTATCAGCGCGATTTTGGTAGTTGCGCTCTGGACCGTTCTCGGTTTGGGCGTTCTTCGGTACCTGCGCCGTGCAGAATTTAACGTACCGACCCCTCGCGTGGTGGGAGCCATTGCGGTGCCGCTGCTGACGATTGCAAGTCTGTTCCTCTCGTTCTGCGCGGTTGCGATGTATGCGGTCACCATGTTTTCCACCATGCCCGGGGGAGTGTTCGTTGCCTCAACCTGCATGATTCTGGCGGTCAGCACGGGAACCACGGCGATATTGGTGCGGCTTCTGCGCCCGCGTAACCAGGTATCTTCTCCCTATACGCGCGTGTGGGAATACTAG
- a CDS encoding o-succinylbenzoate synthase, translated as MSSVPPLGYGFITEGLALPPLEQVLRAVRVVDIPMRVTFRSVNRRQSALIQGPAGWGEFAPFLEYDDHEAAAWLACALESAWLGAPPARRATIPVNATLPAVSAERIPEVLNNYRGTIHELKIKVAEKGQTLDDDIARVAAARRALPNARLKVDANAGWSVPEALEALAALNEYDLLYAEQPVATVDELAQVRALVGERSLSMLIAADESVRKASDPLKVAQAHAADVLIVKAAPLGGVRRALKIVEQAGLPTVVSSALESSVGIATGVSLAAALPDLPYACGLSTVSLMSADVTDDSLLARDGELQMRRVVPTESALRRVEAEGEVRDAWVERIRRCYLVLQEALPTSL; from the coding sequence ATGTCATCCGTGCCGCCGCTAGGATACGGGTTCATCACTGAGGGCTTAGCTTTGCCGCCGTTAGAGCAGGTTTTACGCGCCGTTCGAGTGGTTGATATTCCTATGCGGGTGACCTTCCGCTCGGTCAATCGGCGCCAGAGTGCGCTGATACAGGGTCCCGCCGGATGGGGCGAGTTCGCACCGTTTTTAGAGTATGACGATCATGAGGCGGCGGCGTGGTTAGCCTGTGCGTTAGAGTCCGCCTGGCTGGGGGCGCCGCCCGCTCGTCGAGCCACTATTCCGGTGAACGCAACCCTTCCCGCAGTGAGCGCCGAGCGGATTCCCGAAGTGCTGAACAACTATCGTGGAACCATCCACGAGCTTAAAATCAAGGTTGCCGAGAAGGGGCAAACTCTCGACGATGATATTGCCCGCGTTGCGGCAGCGCGGCGTGCCCTCCCGAATGCACGGTTGAAGGTGGACGCTAATGCGGGGTGGAGCGTACCCGAAGCTCTCGAAGCCCTTGCGGCGCTGAACGAGTACGATCTGCTTTATGCCGAGCAGCCTGTCGCCACGGTTGATGAGCTTGCGCAGGTGCGTGCCCTGGTGGGCGAGCGCAGTCTTTCGATGCTCATCGCCGCCGACGAATCCGTGCGTAAGGCCAGTGACCCTCTCAAGGTGGCGCAGGCGCACGCCGCCGATGTGCTGATCGTCAAGGCGGCACCTTTAGGCGGGGTTCGGCGCGCGCTAAAGATCGTTGAACAGGCAGGTTTACCCACGGTGGTGTCTTCGGCGCTGGAGTCTTCCGTAGGTATCGCGACCGGTGTGTCTCTGGCGGCGGCTCTGCCGGATCTTCCCTATGCGTGCGGGCTGAGTACGGTCTCGCTGATGAGCGCCGATGTGACTGACGATTCGCTGCTTGCTCGCGATGGCGAGCTCCAGATGCGGCGGGTTGTGCCTACGGAGTCGGCACTGAGGCGCGTTGAGGCAGAGGGCGAAGTGCGGGATGCCTGGGTGGAGCGCATCCGACGGTGCTACCTGGTGCTTCAGGAAGCCTTGCCCACGAGTCTTTAG
- a CDS encoding amino acid ABC transporter permease → MAQNKLSPRKKQAMFRYSQYALLAVIAVLIIALADWKTLSSQVFNLEVAQKQFPNVITVALKNTLIYTALGFAVGLSLGLILALMRISSIAPYRWLATIYVEIFRGIPALLVFFAFGYGIPLAFKIRFVDNLIPVTLSLGLVSSAYISEVLRAGLQAVPKGQYEAARSLGMSHTRAMLSVIIPQAFRIVLPPLTNEVILLTKDSSLVYLLGVQIAQYELAKFGREGITASGAGLTPLVVAGLCYLIITVPLGQLSAYFEKRTGASRK, encoded by the coding sequence ATGGCACAGAATAAACTATCTCCCCGCAAAAAACAGGCGATGTTCCGGTACTCCCAGTACGCTCTGCTGGCGGTTATCGCGGTTCTTATTATTGCTCTTGCCGACTGGAAAACGCTTTCCAGTCAGGTATTCAACCTTGAGGTTGCGCAAAAGCAGTTCCCGAACGTTATTACGGTAGCGCTCAAGAATACGCTGATCTACACGGCCCTGGGTTTCGCCGTAGGTCTAAGCCTTGGTCTTATCCTGGCACTCATGCGTATCTCATCGATCGCACCCTATCGGTGGCTGGCGACAATCTATGTCGAAATTTTCCGTGGCATTCCGGCACTCTTGGTGTTCTTTGCCTTCGGTTACGGCATTCCCCTAGCCTTCAAAATCCGGTTTGTCGATAACCTCATTCCGGTAACACTCTCCCTTGGACTGGTGTCCTCTGCCTATATCAGCGAGGTGCTGCGTGCCGGCCTGCAGGCGGTTCCGAAGGGCCAGTATGAGGCGGCACGGTCGCTGGGCATGTCGCACACCCGGGCGATGCTCTCGGTGATTATTCCGCAGGCATTCCGCATCGTGCTCCCCCCACTGACCAACGAAGTTATTCTGTTGACTAAGGATTCCTCCCTCGTGTACCTGCTGGGTGTACAAATCGCGCAGTACGAGCTGGCGAAATTCGGTCGTGAAGGTATTACCGCATCCGGTGCGGGGCTCACTCCCCTAGTGGTCGCGGGTCTGTGCTACCTGATTATTACCGTGCCACTGGGGCAGCTATCCGCATATTTTGAGAAGCGCACGGGCGCATCACGCAAGTAA
- the menD gene encoding 2-succinyl-5-enolpyruvyl-6-hydroxy-3-cyclohexene-1-carboxylic-acid synthase, with product MTENPDCADTVQTPPAPAAPDSMLSAVAVLDSLIRAGMRHVVVSPGSRSAPLAYAVAAAEEAGALVAHVRIDERVAAFTALGIAKASRLPVGLVCTSGTALGEYLPAVMEAYHAGVPLAIMSADRPVRLRGTGANQTTIQTDFFSPFVRASADLTSYPEHNPGQQTADFMACLAALTGSDAQDWSRTSDEPVGPAHVNVCFDTPLTPSARTAEILPTWATSLAEHIAPGAASYPAELEPAQLSPVEKLWLIQHEQVAQASPLKPEGAPDCPKTVVIAGDGAEPFAAEFARALNLPLLAEPSSQARHGATAIPQYTTVLGEHAASELGQSIERTILCGHPTLSRPISALLARTDVQHAYYAPRRASWYEPGTRAVREIDSPAELEAFALMGSGVRADDSWLDAWVTAGQRAQEASLTSIEAYRYAKSETVHPQASIPSEECHQDGAYTSQPARIPAQALALQTWNTCAQQHRTLVVGSSSIVRDLDIIAPALGADAPARVLANRGLSGIDGLIATAVGVSLAGYYPTGNARTAADDSAHVAGAPIPVTLICGDLTFQYDISALNLPMTELLPDLDVVVYDDAGGSIFTALEHGTLAQNPQFARAIERFFTVQAAPNTDLERMAAGFGEESGIRVRIHRPNDIFDTQA from the coding sequence GTGACTGAAAACCCCGACTGTGCCGACACCGTTCAAACTCCCCCCGCTCCAGCCGCTCCAGACTCCATGCTCTCCGCCGTCGCCGTGCTCGATTCCCTGATTCGCGCGGGCATGCGGCATGTGGTGGTCTCCCCAGGTTCTCGAAGCGCTCCCCTGGCGTATGCGGTTGCGGCGGCCGAAGAGGCAGGTGCGTTGGTTGCCCACGTGCGCATTGATGAGCGCGTGGCAGCGTTCACGGCGCTGGGTATCGCGAAGGCTTCGCGGCTGCCCGTGGGGTTAGTGTGTACCTCGGGAACGGCTCTGGGTGAGTATTTGCCCGCCGTGATGGAGGCTTACCATGCCGGGGTTCCACTGGCGATCATGAGCGCGGACCGTCCCGTAAGGCTGCGTGGAACCGGTGCTAATCAGACGACGATTCAAACCGATTTTTTCTCTCCCTTTGTGCGCGCAAGCGCTGATTTGACCTCATACCCCGAGCATAATCCGGGGCAGCAGACCGCCGATTTTATGGCATGTTTGGCGGCGCTGACGGGCAGCGATGCGCAGGATTGGTCGCGCACAAGCGATGAGCCCGTGGGGCCGGCGCATGTTAACGTGTGTTTCGATACCCCGCTCACGCCTTCGGCTCGGACAGCCGAAATTCTTCCTACCTGGGCCACATCGCTTGCCGAGCATATTGCCCCGGGGGCCGCATCGTACCCCGCTGAGCTTGAGCCTGCACAGCTGAGCCCTGTCGAGAAGCTTTGGCTGATTCAGCATGAACAGGTGGCTCAGGCCTCGCCGCTTAAACCCGAAGGCGCACCAGACTGCCCGAAAACGGTGGTGATCGCGGGAGACGGTGCCGAGCCGTTCGCTGCCGAGTTTGCCCGCGCGTTGAATCTGCCGCTACTGGCAGAGCCTTCTTCGCAGGCGCGGCACGGCGCTACCGCGATTCCCCAGTACACGACGGTACTCGGGGAACATGCGGCTTCCGAGCTGGGGCAGAGTATCGAGCGAACTATTTTATGCGGGCATCCCACGCTTTCGCGCCCTATTTCTGCGCTTTTAGCGCGTACCGATGTGCAGCATGCTTACTATGCGCCTCGGCGCGCCAGCTGGTACGAACCCGGCACCCGTGCCGTTCGCGAGATTGATTCGCCCGCCGAACTTGAAGCCTTTGCGCTTATGGGATCGGGCGTGCGGGCCGATGATTCCTGGCTTGATGCTTGGGTCACTGCCGGTCAGCGAGCTCAGGAGGCATCGCTCACGTCGATCGAAGCCTACCGTTATGCCAAGTCTGAAACAGTGCATCCGCAGGCCTCTATTCCATCCGAGGAATGTCACCAAGACGGTGCATATACTTCTCAGCCTGCTAGAATTCCCGCTCAGGCGCTTGCACTCCAAACCTGGAATACATGCGCACAGCAGCATCGAACCCTTGTCGTCGGATCATCGAGTATTGTGCGCGATCTAGATATTATCGCCCCCGCTCTTGGTGCCGATGCGCCCGCACGGGTTCTCGCAAACCGCGGGCTTTCCGGCATCGACGGGCTTATCGCAACGGCTGTCGGCGTTTCTTTAGCGGGCTACTACCCCACCGGCAACGCACGCACGGCTGCCGATGATTCCGCCCATGTAGCGGGCGCACCGATTCCGGTTACCCTCATATGCGGCGATTTGACCTTTCAATACGACATTTCTGCACTGAACCTGCCCATGACGGAGCTTCTGCCCGATCTTGACGTCGTCGTCTATGACGACGCCGGAGGCAGTATTTTTACCGCGCTGGAACATGGCACTCTCGCCCAGAATCCACAATTTGCCCGCGCCATCGAGCGGTTCTTCACGGTTCAGGCGGCACCGAATACGGATTTGGAACGCATGGCGGCAGGCTTTGGTGAGGAGTCAGGTATTCGGGTGCGCATTCACCGCCCGAACGATATTTTCGATACCCAAGCTTAG
- the putP gene encoding sodium/proline symporter PutP has protein sequence MTDGTFQVIALAIYFIAMIVIGLWANSKNNDLDDYVLGGRQLSPTVAALSAGAADMSGWLLMGLPGAVYLAGLSKSWIAIGLTIGAWVNWKFIAPRLRSYTEVAGDAVTVPVFLSNRLHDKYNILRIFAGIIILVFFTFYVSSGMVAGGKFFESSFHQDYLTGMLLVAGITMFYTFFGGFMGASYTDMVQGLLMLAALIAVPIVAITNMGGLDHVTDAVANVRPDALGLFAGTTFIGIASALAWGLGYFGQPHIIVRFMALRTPKDAKAGRRIGMSWMLLTVVGSISTAFVGVAYFATHPEVSLTDKESAETVFLDLAQILFHPFIAGMILAAVLAAIMSTLSSQLVVCSSALVEDLYGVFVKKKLSSNQSLWLGRAGVAIVAVIATLMALDKNNSILSLVEFAWAGFGSAFGPIVILSLYWRKLTLPGAVSGMVVGAVVTFFWRQIFNLTETIDVYEMIPGFFLAFLVTVVVSLATYQKNEEIEQEFDKAAELAKAG, from the coding sequence ATGACCGACGGTACGTTCCAAGTCATCGCACTGGCGATTTACTTCATCGCCATGATTGTGATTGGTCTGTGGGCAAACAGTAAAAACAACGACCTTGACGACTATGTGCTTGGAGGACGACAGCTCTCCCCCACCGTCGCGGCTCTCTCGGCAGGCGCCGCAGATATGTCCGGCTGGCTCCTGATGGGTTTGCCCGGCGCTGTCTATTTAGCCGGTCTTTCCAAATCATGGATTGCTATCGGTCTGACAATCGGCGCATGGGTCAACTGGAAATTCATCGCCCCCCGTCTGCGCAGCTACACCGAAGTCGCTGGCGATGCCGTTACCGTCCCCGTGTTCCTCAGCAACCGACTGCACGATAAATACAATATTCTGCGTATTTTTGCAGGCATTATTATCCTCGTCTTCTTCACCTTCTACGTCTCCTCCGGCATGGTTGCTGGCGGTAAATTCTTCGAGTCTTCCTTCCACCAGGATTACCTCACCGGTATGCTTCTCGTCGCCGGTATCACCATGTTCTACACTTTCTTCGGCGGCTTTATGGGTGCTTCCTACACCGATATGGTGCAGGGTCTTCTGATGCTCGCCGCGTTGATTGCCGTGCCGATCGTGGCTATTACCAATATGGGCGGACTCGACCACGTCACGGATGCCGTCGCCAACGTTCGCCCCGACGCCCTGGGACTTTTCGCGGGAACGACGTTCATCGGTATCGCTTCGGCGCTCGCCTGGGGCCTGGGATACTTCGGTCAGCCGCATATTATCGTGCGTTTTATGGCACTGCGCACCCCCAAGGATGCGAAAGCCGGGCGTCGCATCGGCATGAGCTGGATGCTCCTGACCGTGGTAGGCTCCATCAGCACGGCGTTCGTGGGCGTAGCCTACTTTGCAACCCACCCCGAAGTTTCTCTCACCGATAAGGAAAGTGCGGAGACAGTCTTCCTGGATCTCGCGCAGATTCTCTTCCACCCCTTTATCGCCGGTATGATCCTGGCTGCCGTACTCGCAGCTATTATGTCTACGCTCTCCTCGCAGCTCGTGGTCTGCTCCTCGGCTCTCGTGGAAGATCTTTACGGTGTCTTTGTGAAGAAGAAGCTCAGCTCAAACCAGTCACTCTGGCTTGGACGTGCGGGCGTAGCGATTGTGGCGGTCATCGCGACTCTCATGGCGCTCGATAAGAACAACTCGATTCTCTCGCTCGTGGAGTTCGCTTGGGCAGGCTTTGGTTCGGCCTTCGGTCCAATCGTGATCCTCTCACTGTACTGGCGCAAGCTCACCCTACCGGGCGCGGTCTCGGGCATGGTCGTGGGTGCTGTCGTCACCTTCTTCTGGCGCCAGATCTTCAACCTCACCGAAACGATCGATGTTTACGAGATGATCCCCGGGTTCTTCCTAGCCTTCCTGGTGACCGTCGTGGTCTCTCTGGCTACCTACCAGAAGAATGAGGAAATTGAACAAGAGTTCGATAAGGCCGCAGAGCTCGCCAAGGCTGGCTAA
- a CDS encoding amino acid ABC transporter ATP-binding protein, translated as MTDTVTSAASVSITGLHKSYGKNEVLRGIDIQVEPGEVVCLIGPSGSGKSTLLRCVNLLEEPNAGTITVGGVEVTDPDADINALRTRMGMVFQQFNLFGHLSVLDNCTIAQIKVLDRDRATAEKIAREQLAKVGLADKENAYPSKLSGGQQQRVAIARALSMNPELMLFDEPTSALDPEMVGDVLTIMRDLADEGMTMIVVTHEMSFARDVADKVVFMADGVVVEEGPAERVIGSPQHERTKTFLARVLDPTHVDETPADQDAAANA; from the coding sequence ATGACTGACACAGTAACATCAGCGGCATCGGTGAGCATCACGGGGCTACACAAGTCTTATGGCAAAAACGAGGTGCTGCGCGGTATTGATATTCAGGTTGAACCGGGCGAGGTCGTCTGCCTAATCGGTCCTTCGGGGTCTGGTAAATCAACGCTTCTGCGATGCGTAAACCTGCTCGAAGAGCCCAATGCGGGAACCATTACCGTGGGCGGCGTGGAGGTGACCGACCCGGACGCCGATATTAACGCCTTGCGCACCCGCATGGGCATGGTGTTTCAGCAGTTCAACCTGTTTGGGCATCTGAGCGTGCTTGATAACTGCACGATTGCTCAGATCAAGGTCTTGGATCGTGATCGTGCAACGGCAGAGAAGATTGCCCGCGAACAGCTGGCGAAAGTGGGGCTGGCAGATAAGGAAAATGCCTACCCGAGTAAACTTTCGGGCGGCCAGCAGCAGCGTGTGGCGATCGCTAGGGCGCTGTCGATGAACCCCGAACTCATGCTCTTCGACGAACCGACAAGCGCGCTCGACCCCGAAATGGTGGGCGATGTTCTTACGATTATGCGTGATCTCGCCGACGAAGGTATGACGATGATCGTGGTGACTCACGAGATGAGCTTCGCCCGCGATGTCGCCGATAAGGTCGTCTTCATGGCGGATGGCGTGGTCGTCGAAGAGGGACCCGCCGAGCGGGTGATCGGCAGCCCGCAGCATGAACGTACCAAGACATTCTTAGCGCGTGTGCTTGATCCCACCCACGTGGATGAAACCCCCGCAGATCAGGATGCGGCAGCAAACGCCTAG
- the gluQRS gene encoding tRNA glutamyl-Q(34) synthetase GluQRS has protein sequence MSLHSSSTAQDSFAMHTPSSPGAGRYAPSPSGDLHLGNLRTAILAWLLARQEGLRFVMRIEDLDRVRPGAAEQQLADLKSLGLDWDATPGEDPQRRDHVLRQSTRLAAYDAAVQKLQDAGLLYECYCTRREILEATSAPHGIPGSYPGTCRSLSDAERESRREIRPPALRLRAEISEFTVQDMFAGEYTGAVDDVVVRRNDGTYAYNLAVVVDDHYQGVTQVVRGDDLLSSAPRQAYLAALLGYELPLYAHVPLALNTEGKRLAKRDGAVTLRQLRDAGFAESDILEWVRASIPIPDAPQFPKSAQDFLEYFDPKAMSPKPWIITNPLDL, from the coding sequence ATGAGCTTACACAGCAGCAGCACCGCCCAGGATTCTTTCGCAATGCACACTCCTTCTTCACCAGGTGCAGGCAGGTACGCACCATCCCCCTCTGGAGACCTGCATCTGGGCAATCTGCGCACAGCAATTCTCGCATGGCTTCTCGCACGACAAGAGGGACTGCGCTTTGTGATGCGTATCGAAGACCTCGATCGCGTGCGCCCCGGTGCCGCCGAACAGCAGCTCGCCGATTTAAAATCTTTGGGGCTCGATTGGGATGCAACGCCCGGCGAAGACCCGCAGCGCCGCGACCATGTTTTACGCCAGAGCACACGACTTGCCGCCTACGATGCCGCCGTGCAGAAGCTCCAGGATGCAGGGCTGCTCTACGAGTGCTATTGCACGCGCCGTGAGATTTTGGAGGCAACCTCAGCACCGCACGGCATCCCCGGCTCCTATCCAGGGACATGCCGAAGCCTGAGTGATGCCGAGCGTGAATCTCGGCGTGAGATACGCCCTCCCGCCCTGCGCTTGCGCGCCGAAATCAGTGAATTTACGGTACAGGATATGTTTGCCGGTGAGTACACGGGCGCCGTCGATGACGTGGTGGTTCGCCGCAACGACGGCACCTATGCTTACAACCTAGCCGTCGTGGTCGATGACCATTATCAGGGTGTAACCCAGGTGGTGCGCGGAGACGATTTATTATCTTCCGCTCCGCGCCAGGCATACTTGGCAGCACTCCTGGGGTATGAACTGCCCCTCTATGCCCACGTCCCCCTAGCCCTCAACACGGAAGGTAAGCGTCTAGCGAAACGCGACGGCGCGGTAACGCTGAGACAGCTTCGGGACGCAGGGTTTGCAGAGTCCGATATTTTGGAGTGGGTTCGCGCCTCCATTCCCATTCCTGATGCCCCACAGTTCCCGAAATCGGCGCAGGATTTCCTGGAATACTTCGATCCTAAAGCCATGAGCCCCAAGCCGTGGATCATTACAAATCCTTTAGATTTATAA